One stretch of Marinobacterium iners DNA includes these proteins:
- the infC gene encoding translation initiation factor IF-3 produces the protein MGADGNQIGVVSIPEALEKAQEAELDLVQISESDPIVCKIMDYGKHQYEAKKKANEAKKKQSQMQVKEVKFRPGTEEGDYQVKLRNLIRFLESGDKGKVTLRFRGREMAHQELGMQLMERIEKDLTEISTVEQRPKMEGRQMVMVLAPKKK, from the coding sequence ATCGGCGCGGATGGAAACCAGATTGGTGTTGTTTCGATTCCAGAGGCTCTTGAGAAAGCTCAGGAAGCCGAACTTGACCTGGTTCAGATCTCGGAGTCTGATCCCATTGTCTGCAAGATCATGGACTATGGTAAGCATCAGTACGAGGCCAAGAAGAAAGCAAATGAGGCTAAGAAGAAACAGTCTCAAATGCAGGTCAAGGAAGTGAAATTCCGTCCGGGTACGGAAGAAGGGGATTATCAGGTAAAACTGCGCAACCTGATACGTTTCCTTGAAAGCGGAGACAAGGGCAAGGTTACCTTGCGCTTCCGTGGTCGTGAGATGGCTCACCAGGAGCTGGGCATGCAGCTGATGGAGCGGATCGAAAAGGATCTGACCGAAATCAGTACTGTTGAACAGCGTCCGAAAATGGAAGGTCGTCAAATGGTCATGGTGTTGGCTCCGAAAAAGAAATAG
- the rpmI gene encoding 50S ribosomal protein L35 produces the protein MPKIKTVRGAAKRFKKTANGVKHKQAFKSHILTKKSTKRKRQLRPMLQVHAADQALVKRMLPYL, from the coding sequence ATGCCTAAGATCAAAACTGTCCGCGGTGCGGCAAAGCGTTTCAAGAAAACCGCTAACGGCGTGAAGCACAAGCAGGCCTTCAAAAGCCACATTCTGACCAAGAAAAGCACCAAGCGTAAGCGTCAGCTTCGCCCAATGCTGCAGGTTCATGCTGCTGACCAGGCTCTGGTTAAGCGCATGCTGCCTTACCTCTGA
- the rplT gene encoding 50S ribosomal protein L20, giving the protein MPRVKRGVQARARHKKILKQAKGYYGARSRVFRVAKQAVIKAGQYAYRDRRQRKRQFRALWIARINAAARINGLSYSRFIAGLKKANIEIDRKVLADLAVYEQGAFTAVVEKAKAALA; this is encoded by the coding sequence ATGCCTCGCGTAAAACGTGGTGTACAGGCTCGCGCCCGTCACAAAAAGATTCTGAAACAGGCCAAAGGTTACTACGGTGCCCGCAGCCGTGTGTTCCGTGTAGCCAAACAGGCTGTCATCAAAGCTGGTCAGTATGCGTACCGTGACCGTCGTCAGCGTAAGCGTCAGTTCCGCGCTCTGTGGATTGCACGTATCAACGCTGCTGCCCGTATCAACGGTCTGTCCTACAGCCGCTTTATTGCTGGTCTGAAAAAGGCCAACATCGAAATCGACCGTAAGGTTCTGGCTGACCTGGCTGTATACGAGCAGGGTGCCTTTACTGCGGTTGTCGAGAAAGCCAAAGCTGCACTGGCGTAA
- the pheS gene encoding phenylalanine--tRNA ligase subunit alpha has translation MENLETLLAQGKQAVAETDTLAALDEIRVQYLGKKGELTQLLKGLGKLSADERPAAGARINEAKEALQAEITARRDALESAAMEAKLAAETVDVTLPGRSQSVGGLHPVTRTLERIEAFFGSIGYSVAEGPEIEDDYHNFEALNIPAHHPARAMHDTFYFDAHTLLRTHTSPVQVRTMEAQQPPIRIICPGRVYRCDYDQTHSPMFHQVEGLLVDRNITFADLKGTLEQFLREFFEEDVKVRFRPSYFPFTEPSIEVDIDRGDGKWLEVLGCGMVHPKVFEYSGIDPEEFTGFAFGMGVERLAMLRYGVDDLRLFFENDLRFLGQFK, from the coding sequence ATGGAAAATCTTGAGACCCTGTTGGCGCAAGGCAAACAGGCTGTTGCTGAAACTGATACGCTGGCTGCGCTGGACGAAATCCGGGTGCAGTATCTTGGCAAAAAAGGTGAGCTGACACAGCTGCTCAAAGGACTGGGCAAATTGTCGGCAGACGAACGTCCTGCTGCGGGTGCTCGCATCAATGAAGCCAAAGAAGCTTTGCAGGCTGAGATTACGGCGCGTCGTGATGCACTGGAAAGTGCTGCGATGGAGGCAAAATTGGCGGCGGAAACCGTTGATGTGACCCTGCCCGGTCGCAGCCAGTCCGTCGGTGGTCTGCACCCCGTGACCCGCACCCTGGAGCGTATCGAGGCCTTTTTCGGCAGTATCGGTTACAGTGTTGCAGAAGGTCCCGAGATTGAAGACGACTATCATAACTTCGAGGCGCTGAATATTCCGGCTCACCATCCGGCGCGGGCGATGCATGATACCTTCTACTTCGATGCCCACACACTGCTGCGGACCCATACCTCGCCGGTGCAGGTGCGGACCATGGAAGCGCAACAGCCACCGATCCGCATCATCTGCCCCGGTCGCGTGTATCGCTGTGACTACGATCAGACCCACTCGCCCATGTTCCATCAGGTGGAAGGTCTGCTGGTTGACCGCAACATCACCTTCGCCGATCTCAAGGGCACGTTGGAGCAGTTCCTGCGTGAGTTCTTTGAAGAAGACGTGAAGGTCCGCTTCCGTCCGTCCTATTTTCCGTTCACAGAGCCTTCAATCGAAGTCGATATCGACCGTGGTGACGGCAAGTGGCTGGAAGTACTCGGCTGCGGCATGGTGCATCCGAAGGTATTTGAATACTCCGGCATCGACCCGGAAGAGTTTACCGGGTTTGCGTTCGGCATGGGCGTTGAGCGTCTGGCGATGCTCCGCTACGGCGTGGACGATCTGCGTCTGTTCTTTGAAAATGATCTGCGCTTCCTCGGCCAGTTCAAGTAA
- the pheT gene encoding phenylalanine--tRNA ligase subunit beta — protein MKFSEQWLRELVQPQIGTQELADQLSLSGLEVDDIESVAGDFSGVVVGEIVSAEQHPNADKLQVCQVNDGEQIVHVVCGAPNARAGLNTAFARVGAVLPGDFKIKKAKLRQVESFGMLCAEDELGLSEDHGGIMELADDAPVGQDIREFLNLNDKIIDVDLTPNRGDCLSIAGMAREVGVLNKAAVAPIEAAPVAPQNDDRFGVELVHAEGCPRYLGRVIRNINPGVATPQWMQEKLRRSGVRSIDPVVDVTNYVLLELGQPMHAFDLSKLEGGIRVRLAEQGEKLQLLDGQEVEVNADTLVIADARGPVAMAGIMGGEPTSVTDSTRDIFLESAFFAPLAIAGRARSYGLHTDSSHRFERGVDWQLQRKAIERATALLLDIVGGEPGPVVEAVSEADLPEVQQVLLRRSKLAALLALEIPDAEVEEILNRLGMLLVEVNDGWQVTVPSYRFDLTIEVDLIEEIARVYGYNNLPVHTPTAQLPIPPIAEARLTLQQLRRHLVARGYQEAITYSFIEAELQKAFDDQHTALALANPISAEMAVMRTTLWPGLAKALQYNQHRQQSRVRLFETGQRFVPKAEGLVQENVIAGLIAGNRDAEGWTAGKDKLDFFDAKGDLESLLALGGCGEQFSFVADRHVALHPGQAARIERNGEAVGFLGALHPSLVKKLDLNGPVYLFEVTLDAVTGGKLPRFSSLSKFPESRRDLALLVDQATAFADIRNTATEAAGEFIKQVTLFDVYQGQGIEPGRKSLALGLTWQHPSRTLNDEEINSAVSAVVSALRDRCAATLRE, from the coding sequence ATGAAATTCAGTGAACAGTGGTTGCGCGAGCTGGTTCAGCCGCAGATCGGAACACAGGAACTGGCGGATCAGCTGAGTCTGTCCGGCCTTGAAGTGGATGATATTGAAAGCGTTGCCGGTGATTTCAGCGGCGTCGTTGTTGGCGAAATCGTCAGTGCCGAACAGCACCCCAACGCCGACAAGCTTCAGGTATGTCAGGTCAATGACGGCGAGCAGATCGTACATGTGGTATGCGGAGCGCCGAACGCTCGTGCCGGCCTGAACACCGCGTTTGCCCGTGTCGGAGCTGTTCTGCCGGGTGACTTCAAGATCAAGAAGGCTAAACTGCGTCAGGTCGAGTCCTTTGGCATGCTCTGTGCGGAAGACGAGCTGGGGCTGTCCGAAGACCATGGCGGCATCATGGAACTGGCGGACGATGCACCGGTCGGTCAGGATATTCGTGAATTCCTGAACCTCAACGACAAGATCATCGATGTTGATCTGACGCCGAACCGGGGCGACTGTCTCAGCATTGCCGGTATGGCACGTGAGGTTGGCGTACTGAACAAGGCAGCAGTGGCTCCGATTGAAGCAGCACCGGTTGCGCCGCAGAATGACGATCGCTTCGGTGTTGAACTGGTCCATGCTGAGGGCTGTCCGCGCTATCTGGGCCGCGTCATTCGCAATATCAACCCGGGGGTTGCTACACCGCAGTGGATGCAGGAAAAACTGCGTCGTTCCGGTGTACGCAGCATCGATCCGGTTGTGGATGTCACCAACTACGTGCTGCTGGAGCTTGGCCAGCCGATGCACGCCTTTGACCTGAGCAAGCTCGAAGGCGGCATTCGCGTGCGCCTGGCTGAGCAGGGCGAAAAGCTGCAGCTGCTGGATGGGCAGGAGGTCGAGGTGAACGCCGACACTCTGGTGATCGCCGATGCCAGGGGCCCAGTGGCCATGGCCGGTATCATGGGCGGTGAGCCGACATCGGTTACCGACTCGACCCGCGACATCTTCCTGGAAAGCGCCTTTTTTGCGCCGCTGGCCATTGCCGGCCGTGCCCGCAGTTACGGCCTGCATACGGATTCCTCGCATCGCTTCGAACGTGGCGTCGACTGGCAGCTACAGCGCAAGGCGATCGAACGCGCCACCGCGCTGCTGCTGGACATCGTTGGCGGTGAGCCGGGTCCGGTGGTTGAGGCCGTATCCGAGGCTGACCTGCCCGAAGTGCAGCAGGTCCTCCTGCGTCGCAGCAAGCTGGCGGCGTTGCTGGCACTGGAAATCCCGGATGCCGAAGTTGAAGAGATTCTGAACCGCCTGGGCATGCTGCTGGTTGAAGTGAACGATGGCTGGCAGGTAACGGTGCCGAGCTATCGCTTTGATCTCACCATCGAAGTCGATCTGATTGAAGAGATTGCGCGGGTATACGGCTATAACAATCTGCCGGTCCACACGCCGACGGCACAGCTGCCGATCCCGCCGATCGCCGAAGCACGTCTGACGTTGCAGCAACTGCGTCGTCATCTGGTTGCACGTGGCTATCAGGAGGCGATCACCTACAGCTTCATCGAAGCCGAGCTGCAAAAGGCCTTTGATGACCAGCATACGGCACTGGCGCTGGCCAACCCCATTTCGGCTGAGATGGCGGTGATGCGCACAACGCTGTGGCCGGGACTGGCCAAGGCGCTGCAGTACAACCAACATCGCCAGCAAAGCCGCGTGCGCCTGTTTGAAACCGGTCAGCGCTTTGTGCCCAAGGCGGAAGGTCTGGTGCAGGAGAATGTCATTGCTGGTCTGATCGCGGGCAACCGTGATGCGGAAGGCTGGACAGCCGGGAAGGACAAGCTGGACTTCTTCGATGCCAAGGGGGATCTGGAATCGCTGCTGGCGCTGGGTGGTTGTGGCGAGCAGTTCAGCTTTGTGGCGGATCGCCACGTGGCACTGCATCCGGGTCAGGCTGCCCGCATTGAGCGAAATGGCGAGGCGGTGGGCTTCCTGGGAGCCCTGCATCCGTCACTGGTGAAGAAATTGGACCTGAACGGCCCCGTCTATCTGTTTGAAGTCACGCTGGATGCGGTGACCGGTGGCAAGCTGCCCCGTTTCAGCTCACTGTCAAAGTTCCCCGAGTCACGCCGTGATCTGGCTCTGCTCGTGGACCAGGCAACCGCATTTGCCGACATCCGCAATACAGCGACCGAAGCAGCTGGCGAGTTCATCAAGCAGGTGACACTGTTTGACGTCTACCAGGGCCAAGGTATTGAACCGGGACGAAAAAGTCTGGCACTGGGCTTGACCTGGCAGCACCCATCGCGCACTCTTAATGACGAAGAGATCAACAGTGCGGTAAGTGCCGTTGTATCCGCACTCCGCGATCGTTGTGCTGCAACGTTACGAGAGTAA
- the ihfA gene encoding integration host factor subunit alpha translates to MSSLTKADMAERLYEELGLNKREAKDMVDSFFDEIRTSLAHNEQVKLSGFGNFDLRDKRERPGRNPKTGEEVPISARRVVTFRPGQKLKERVEIHAGNQPDSV, encoded by the coding sequence ATGAGCTCGTTGACCAAAGCTGACATGGCCGAACGCCTCTATGAGGAGCTGGGCCTGAACAAACGCGAAGCCAAGGATATGGTGGACTCGTTTTTCGATGAGATCCGTACCAGTCTGGCGCACAACGAGCAGGTAAAACTCTCCGGCTTCGGCAATTTTGATCTGCGTGACAAGCGTGAGCGCCCAGGTCGAAATCCGAAAACCGGGGAGGAAGTCCCCATCTCTGCCCGCCGGGTGGTCACATTCCGCCCGGGGCAGAAACTCAAGGAGCGCGTGGAGATCCATGCCGGAAACCAGCCAGACAGCGTCTGA
- a CDS encoding MerR family transcriptional regulator, protein MPETSQTASELGPIPSKRYFTIGEAAELCQLKPHVLRYWEQEFKQVQPVKRNNRRYYQHKDLLLLRQIRSLLHEQGYTIAGARQWLAGESAGDDAERYRQLLRQTITELEEIRALLKSV, encoded by the coding sequence ATGCCGGAAACCAGCCAGACAGCGTCTGAACTGGGGCCCATCCCTTCCAAACGCTATTTCACCATCGGCGAAGCCGCCGAGCTGTGTCAACTCAAGCCCCATGTACTGCGCTACTGGGAGCAGGAGTTCAAACAGGTACAGCCGGTCAAGCGCAACAACCGCCGCTATTACCAGCACAAGGACCTGTTGCTGCTGCGCCAGATCCGAAGTCTTCTGCATGAGCAGGGCTATACCATCGCCGGTGCACGCCAATGGTTGGCCGGGGAAAGTGCCGGGGATGACGCTGAGCGTTATCGCCAGTTGCTGCGTCAGACCATTACCGAGCTGGAAGAGATCCGCGCACTGCTGAAGTCGGTTTGA
- a CDS encoding acetyl-CoA C-acyltransferase family protein, with amino-acid sequence MNNNDVVVLSAARSAIGSFGGGLSQLEPSELAGQVMKSSIERSGVDPELIRYVTSGHCIPTDSRFAYVARVASIQAGLPMDSVAMSVNRLCSSGLQAVVTTAQGIMLDDYEYGIGGGVEVMSRSGYLSTALRSGARMGDSTMIDMMVATLSDPFGVGHMGITAENLAEKWGITREEQDAFAAESHRRAVAAIEAGHFKDQIVPISIKTRKGELIVDTDEHVKAGTTVDTLAAMRPAFKKDGTVTAGNASGINDGASYLVLASAQAAARDGHKPMARLVSYAVAGVSNEVMGEGPIPATRLALKKAGLSLAQMDVIESNEAFAAQALAVAKGLELDLAKTNPNGGAIALGHPVGCSGAYIATKALHELQRTQGQYALVTMCIGGGQGIAVIFERL; translated from the coding sequence ATGAACAATAATGACGTTGTCGTGCTGAGCGCTGCGCGCTCGGCTATCGGCTCTTTCGGCGGTGGTTTGAGCCAACTGGAGCCTTCTGAACTGGCCGGACAGGTAATGAAGTCGTCCATTGAGCGTTCAGGAGTAGACCCTGAACTGATCCGCTACGTGACCTCAGGCCATTGCATACCGACTGACTCACGCTTTGCCTACGTTGCACGTGTGGCTTCCATTCAGGCGGGGCTGCCCATGGACTCGGTGGCGATGTCGGTAAACCGCCTTTGCAGTTCCGGTTTACAGGCCGTGGTGACCACGGCTCAAGGCATCATGCTGGATGATTACGAATACGGTATTGGCGGTGGCGTAGAAGTCATGTCGCGCTCAGGCTACCTGTCGACCGCCCTGCGCAGCGGTGCACGCATGGGTGACAGCACCATGATCGACATGATGGTCGCAACCCTGAGTGACCCGTTCGGTGTCGGCCACATGGGAATTACTGCAGAAAATCTGGCCGAGAAATGGGGGATCACTCGGGAAGAGCAGGATGCATTCGCCGCTGAATCCCATCGTCGCGCCGTTGCAGCGATTGAGGCGGGTCATTTCAAGGATCAGATCGTCCCGATCAGCATCAAAACGCGCAAGGGTGAGCTGATTGTCGATACCGATGAACATGTGAAAGCCGGCACAACCGTCGACACGCTGGCCGCCATGCGACCCGCGTTCAAAAAGGATGGCACGGTGACTGCCGGTAACGCTTCAGGCATCAACGACGGCGCATCCTATCTGGTGCTGGCGTCTGCCCAGGCAGCTGCACGGGATGGCCACAAACCGATGGCCAGGCTGGTCTCGTACGCGGTTGCGGGCGTTTCCAATGAAGTCATGGGCGAAGGCCCCATCCCGGCTACACGCCTGGCACTCAAGAAAGCCGGCTTGAGTCTGGCCCAAATGGACGTCATTGAATCCAACGAAGCCTTTGCTGCACAAGCGCTGGCGGTAGCCAAAGGGCTTGAACTGGATCTTGCCAAGACCAACCCCAACGGTGGCGCCATTGCACTAGGTCATCCGGTAGGCTGTTCAGGTGCCTATATTGCCACCAAGGCGCTGCACGAACTGCAGCGAACTCAAGGACAATATGCGCTGGTCACCATGTGTATTGGTGGCGGTCAGGGCATCGCGGTTATCTTTGAACGTCTCTGA
- a CDS encoding GIY-YIG nuclease family protein: MIRTRRERPARRTLDDIFSGDDPLGLLNVTASRASAPTADERLLSGFKAVEVFVSENGREPDQDAEDLQEATLAVRLAAIRANPEHLDRLAQHDSLRLLSASTDTDGQIGTHPPACVTEAAGLDDVSSLDDILESDPLGLLSVDAEAESIFDMAHVSEAEEKERPDEIAKRTVCDDFYRFERLFDEVRDAIRNGGAETVPFKKESQIDEGDMFILNGMICIADQVGKESVGAGTKFNPRLRVVFDNGTESNLLLRSLARALYKDETGRRILQQDKALNGLAGLTHKDQQTGIIYILRSLSHDPVLRQVRHLHKIGYTEKDLDKRLAGAERQQTYLEAPVKVVASFDCYNLDPHRFERLIHAMLHNQRVNVTLHSRDGGTYRPREWFDVELDTAREVVKRIIDGSIIRYRMDNTTGRLVEKDFNI; the protein is encoded by the coding sequence ATGATTCGCACCCGCCGTGAGCGACCGGCCAGGCGCACCTTGGATGATATTTTTTCCGGTGATGATCCCTTGGGCCTGCTCAATGTAACGGCTTCACGGGCATCAGCACCCACGGCGGATGAGCGCCTTTTGAGTGGTTTTAAGGCTGTTGAAGTATTTGTGAGTGAAAACGGGCGGGAGCCTGACCAAGACGCTGAAGATTTGCAGGAAGCCACCCTAGCCGTGCGCTTGGCCGCCATCAGAGCCAATCCTGAACACCTGGACAGACTGGCGCAACATGACAGTCTCAGGTTATTGAGCGCCAGCACAGACACTGACGGACAGATTGGCACACACCCGCCTGCCTGCGTGACTGAAGCAGCCGGGTTAGACGATGTAAGTTCACTGGATGACATACTCGAGAGCGACCCCTTGGGCCTGCTGTCAGTGGATGCTGAAGCTGAATCCATCTTTGATATGGCGCATGTGAGCGAGGCTGAAGAAAAGGAGCGCCCGGACGAGATTGCCAAGCGCACAGTCTGTGACGACTTCTACCGCTTCGAGCGCCTGTTTGATGAAGTCCGTGACGCCATACGCAACGGCGGTGCTGAAACCGTACCCTTCAAAAAAGAGTCGCAGATTGATGAAGGCGATATGTTCATCCTCAATGGCATGATCTGTATCGCCGATCAGGTCGGCAAGGAAAGTGTAGGCGCCGGCACCAAGTTTAACCCTAGGCTGCGCGTAGTATTCGACAACGGGACTGAATCCAACCTGCTATTGCGCTCGCTGGCTCGGGCACTGTACAAGGACGAAACCGGTCGCCGCATCCTGCAGCAGGATAAAGCCCTGAATGGCCTTGCAGGACTGACCCACAAAGACCAGCAAACCGGCATCATCTATATTCTGCGCTCGCTGAGCCATGACCCGGTATTGCGGCAGGTACGGCACCTGCACAAAATAGGCTACACCGAAAAGGACTTGGACAAGCGTCTGGCCGGTGCCGAGCGCCAGCAGACCTACCTTGAAGCACCGGTAAAGGTGGTGGCGTCATTCGACTGCTACAACCTGGACCCGCACCGCTTTGAACGACTGATCCATGCCATGCTACATAACCAGCGAGTGAACGTGACACTGCACAGCCGTGACGGTGGCACCTATCGCCCCCGTGAGTGGTTCGATGTAGAGCTGGATACCGCACGGGAAGTCGTGAAGCGTATTATAGACGGCAGCATTATCCGGTATCGGATGGATAATACGACTGGGCGGCTGGTGGAGAAGGATTTTAATATCTGA
- a CDS encoding DEAD/DEAH box helicase codes for MAELIKVEYARNGKSASSNAQGMREMQARAYAKRDSQYLLIKAPPASGKSRALMFLALHKLNRQGLRKVIVAVPEKSIGASFKDTDLTTHGFEWDWHVESRHDLCRAGNDSGKVDAFRAFMKDPAAKTLVCTHATLRFAFDKLTPVDFNDCLVAIDEFHHVSADENNRLGALIDDLIRSSSAHIIAMTGSYFRGDAAPILLPDDEALFDKVTYTYYEQLNGYRYLKSLGIGYHFYQGSYLDAIHEVLDPERKTIVHIPHRNSGESTTDKYSEVDYILDALGKVEDQDAKTGIITVRHSSGRLLKVADLVTDTLVRTHIQEYLRQVNHRDDVDVIIALGMAKEGFDWPYCEHVLTIGYRNSMTEIIQIIGRATRDSEGKTHAQFTNLIAQPDAEDEDVQNSVNNLLKAITVSLLMEQVLAPSINFKPRSRMKPDETVEPGTVVIEDTAAPVSQKVMDILQSGGQEDIIAALLQEPKVAAAAVTESTEPEVINQTEIPKVIERLHPDLDEGERELLRETVLTTMQARATGGLFNEEDLPDGAQILEPDGRYDTQPAGEAVNPDQRPGESADEDNIDTGSAGGGRQFLKIGDKFVNIEHLNIDLINQINPFQGAYEILSKALTAPVLKTIQDVVVSKRTQMTEEEAVILWPRINAFVQQKGRPPSVTSDDQMEVRYAEALAYIQQKKRERMKGATA; via the coding sequence ATGGCCGAGTTGATCAAGGTCGAGTACGCACGCAACGGTAAAAGCGCCAGCAGTAACGCACAAGGAATGCGGGAGATGCAGGCCCGCGCCTATGCCAAGCGAGACAGCCAGTACCTGCTGATCAAGGCACCACCGGCATCAGGTAAATCACGGGCGCTGATGTTCCTGGCGTTGCACAAGCTGAATCGCCAGGGGCTACGCAAGGTGATTGTTGCCGTGCCGGAAAAATCCATCGGCGCCAGCTTCAAGGACACCGACCTTACCACACATGGCTTTGAATGGGATTGGCACGTTGAAAGCCGGCATGACCTTTGCCGTGCCGGCAATGACAGCGGCAAGGTAGACGCTTTCCGTGCTTTTATGAAAGACCCCGCTGCCAAGACACTGGTCTGCACTCACGCGACCCTGCGCTTTGCCTTCGACAAACTCACCCCTGTCGACTTCAACGACTGTCTGGTGGCGATTGATGAATTCCATCATGTGTCCGCTGACGAAAACAACCGGCTGGGCGCCCTGATTGATGACCTGATACGATCATCCAGCGCCCATATTATTGCCATGACCGGCTCTTACTTCCGAGGTGATGCAGCCCCTATCCTGCTGCCGGACGATGAAGCCCTGTTCGATAAAGTGACCTATACCTACTATGAACAGCTCAATGGCTACCGTTACCTGAAGTCATTGGGGATCGGCTATCACTTCTATCAGGGCAGCTATCTGGATGCCATCCATGAAGTGCTGGACCCGGAACGCAAAACCATTGTTCACATTCCCCATCGCAACAGCGGCGAGAGCACCACTGATAAGTACAGTGAAGTGGATTACATTCTGGATGCGCTGGGCAAGGTCGAAGATCAGGATGCCAAAACAGGCATTATCACTGTACGTCACTCATCTGGTCGCCTGCTGAAGGTTGCCGACCTGGTAACGGATACCCTTGTCCGCACCCACATTCAGGAATACCTGCGCCAAGTAAACCATCGGGATGATGTGGATGTGATTATCGCCCTGGGCATGGCCAAAGAGGGGTTTGACTGGCCCTACTGTGAGCATGTGCTGACCATCGGCTACCGCAACTCGATGACCGAGATTATCCAGATCATCGGCCGTGCAACACGTGACAGCGAAGGTAAAACACACGCTCAATTCACCAACCTGATCGCCCAGCCTGATGCCGAAGATGAAGACGTGCAGAACAGCGTCAACAACCTGCTCAAGGCGATTACTGTTTCCCTGCTGATGGAACAAGTGCTGGCGCCCAGCATCAACTTCAAGCCCCGCTCTCGTATGAAGCCCGACGAAACGGTTGAGCCAGGCACAGTCGTAATCGAAGACACGGCCGCACCGGTTTCTCAAAAGGTGATGGATATTCTGCAGTCCGGTGGGCAGGAGGACATTATTGCCGCCCTGTTGCAGGAACCCAAAGTAGCCGCTGCGGCCGTCACTGAGTCCACTGAACCTGAAGTGATTAATCAGACCGAGATACCCAAGGTCATAGAGCGACTGCACCCTGATTTAGATGAAGGCGAACGGGAACTGCTGCGTGAAACCGTACTGACCACTATGCAGGCACGCGCCACCGGTGGCCTGTTCAATGAAGAGGACTTGCCAGACGGCGCACAGATATTGGAACCAGACGGTCGCTACGACACGCAGCCCGCCGGTGAAGCCGTCAATCCCGATCAGCGACCAGGTGAATCGGCTGATGAAGATAACATCGATACCGGCAGTGCTGGTGGCGGACGTCAGTTCCTCAAAATAGGTGACAAGTTCGTCAACATTGAACACTTGAACATCGACCTTATCAATCAGATCAACCCCTTCCAGGGCGCCTACGAGATTCTGTCCAAGGCGCTGACCGCACCGGTACTCAAGACCATTCAGGATGTCGTTGTCAGCAAGCGTACCCAGATGACTGAAGAGGAAGCGGTGATTCTCTGGCCCCGCATCAATGCCTTTGTTCAGCAGAAGGGCCGACCACCTTCCGTGACCAGTGACGATCAAATGGAAGTACGCTATGCCGAAGCATTGGCCTATATTCAACAGAAGAAACGTGAGCGGATGAAAGGAGCCACCGCATGA
- a CDS encoding addiction module antidote protein, which yields MKNHDDAVIEMLRSDPNMAVEYLRAAFDELDEEGGESAFLIALRHVVEAQGGMTVIAERAKVSRESLYRALSPKGNPTLRTMTAVMRATGIHFHDLTQAASH from the coding sequence ATGAAAAACCATGACGATGCTGTAATCGAGATGCTGCGTTCCGACCCCAACATGGCGGTTGAGTACCTGCGTGCAGCGTTTGACGAACTGGACGAAGAAGGCGGCGAATCTGCCTTTCTGATCGCCCTGCGCCATGTGGTTGAGGCACAGGGCGGCATGACCGTAATTGCTGAACGGGCCAAGGTGTCTCGGGAAAGCCTGTACCGTGCCCTGTCACCTAAGGGTAACCCCACACTGCGTACCATGACGGCCGTAATGCGAGCGACCGGAATCCACTTCCACGACCTGACACAGGCGGCATCACACTAA
- a CDS encoding type II toxin-antitoxin system RelE/ParE family toxin, whose amino-acid sequence MIDMIELKHYLTSDGHDPFQAWLDATKKKDIQAAMRVLTRLNRLALGNAGDTKAVGEGVMELRITYGPGYRVYYADIGERRVLLLIGGSKKRQQQDITQAKAFLADYRERIES is encoded by the coding sequence ATGATTGATATGATTGAGCTAAAGCACTACCTGACCAGCGATGGCCATGACCCTTTTCAGGCATGGCTCGATGCCACCAAGAAAAAGGATATTCAGGCGGCCATGCGCGTGCTGACCCGCCTCAACCGACTGGCGCTGGGCAATGCCGGCGATACCAAAGCCGTTGGTGAAGGCGTGATGGAGCTGCGTATTACCTATGGCCCCGGCTATCGAGTGTATTACGCCGATATTGGCGAACGCCGGGTGTTACTGCTGATTGGTGGCAGCAAAAAACGCCAACAGCAGGATATCACCCAGGCTAAAGCGTTTCTGGCGGATTATCGAGAGAGAATAGAATCATGA